One segment of Anguilla anguilla isolate fAngAng1 chromosome 1, fAngAng1.pri, whole genome shotgun sequence DNA contains the following:
- the rbm12ba gene encoding RNA binding motif protein 12Ba, with protein sequence MAVVVRLLGLNIEAGSEDIRRFFDGIHIPGGGVYITGGSRGEAFIIFATEKDSQLAMERSGSLLRGTPILLSLSSEEELHHKMASRFKKHKSSKRASEKKAKELTEGRAPDPATQLLLSLFTAIGGLQGKQLGLNIASQPLKNMESKPVHITTFQEQLTRKRATSRRNTRYLRLYGLPKSITRQEINHFFKGLHVEDVIVNVRIGRSYGCLVKFAKEQDALEGLKFTHQSMGSFSVEVKEASMEMWVSALECKKSLKECQTNEYSTPVKRYPEGRSRSRSPKRHRSYAHPPSNEFCVKIGNISPRTSKTEIKEFFGCSYIKNDKVLHLLDQQGYRTSTAFIIFDNLKDYHFALNLNGSQFLGHTVKVSAVTRENMEKMITASRWNSVTEVDKGRFEAPRPEKARERFHSLRTCMYVRNLPADVRKVEVKDFFYKFRVSEDHINLLYDRQGVGIGEALVKFKSEDVAKMAENLNGNIHLGANVLLTRITLQQMEDLLHMRH encoded by the coding sequence ATGGCAGTAGTCGTACGGCTTCTGGGGCTAAACATAGAGGCAGGATCTGAAGACATACGCAGATTCTTCGATGGAATACACATCCCAGGAGGAGGTGTATACATCACAGGAGGAAGCAGAGGGGAAGCCTTCATCATATTTGCAACGGAAAAAGATAGTCAACTTGCAATGGAACGTTCTGGAAGCTTACTCAGAGGAACTCCGATACTCCTGTCTCTCAGTAGTGAAGAGGAACTGCATCACAAGATGGCATCTCGTTTTAAGAAACACAAATCCTCAAAAAGGGCCTCggaaaaaaaagctaaagaatTAACGGAAGGACGTGCACCGGACCCAGCGACGCAACTACTACTTAGCTTATTTACAGCCATCGGAGGCCTGCAAGGAAAACAGTTGGGATTGAACATAGCATCACAGCCATTGAAGAATATGGAGAGTAAGCCTGTGCATATCACTACCTTCCAGGAGCAGCTAACGAGAAAGAGGGCAACTTCTCGCCGGAACACCCGTTATTTAAGGCTGTACGGACTGCCAAAATCGATCACCAGACAAGAAATTAACCATTTCTTCAAAGGACTTCATGTTGAAGATGTTATTGTCAATGTCAGGATTGGGCGATCTTATGGCTGCTTGGTGAAATTTGCTAAAGAGCAGGATGCATTAGAAGGGCTTAAGTTCACCCACCAAAGTATGGGATCTTTTTCTGTTGAAGTTAAGGAGGCCTCAATGGAAATGTGGGTTAGTGCACTTGAGTGTAAAAAGTCTTTGAAAGAATGCCAAACGAATGAGTACTCCACTCCGGTTAAAAGGTACCCTGAAGGCCGTTCAAGGTCAAGGTCACCAAAAAGGCACCGATCATACGCACACCCACCTAGTAATGAATTCTGTGTGAAGATAGGAAATATTTCCCCAAGAACGTCAAAGACAGAGATCAAAGAATTCTTTGGATGTTcgtacattaaaaatgacaaggTTTTACATTTGCTTGATCAGCAAGGTTACAGGACTAGCACAGCATTCATTATATTTGACAACCTGAAGGACTACCATTTTGCATTGAATCTCAATGGAAGCCAATTCCTTGGTCACACTGTTAAAGTTTCAGCAGTCACCAGGGAAAACATGGAAAAGATGATTACTGCCAGCAGATGGAATTCAGTGACAGAGGTGGACAAAGGCAGGTTTGAAGCACCTAGGCCTGAAAAGGCAAGAGAGAGATTTCACTCACTCagaacatgcatgtatgtacgaAACCTGCCAGCTGACGTTAGAAAGGTTGAAGTAAAAGATTTTTTCTATAAGTTTCGAGTTTCAGAGGATCACATCAACTTGCTGTATGATCGGCAGGGTGTGGGTATTGGTGAGGCACTGGTGAAATTCaaatctgaggatgtggctaaaatggctgaaaatctAAACGGGAATATCCACCTTGGAGCCAATGTGCTTCTGACCCGTATAACACTGCAGCAAATGGAGGATTTGCTGCACATGAGGCACTGA